The Anaerolineae bacterium genome includes the window GTCCGCCACGGTGTCCGGGCCCCTGACGCCCTGAGAACAGGCCCCTGTACGCCGCCGTTCACATTACCGACATGCATCCAACCGAGGCATGAGCTCAGGCCCGTGGGACGAACAGCGGCTCCGGGCTGGACCCGGAGGCCAGGCCGTAGGGCCAGCCGAGCGCTCTAGGGGGTCCGGCGGCACTCCGGGCACAAGCCGGGAATGGTCACCTGGCCTAAGTCGGCGTCGAAGCCATACTGCTCCCGCAGGTATTGCCGCAGGGCGGCGAGTTCCTCCTCGTCCACGCCGTACAGCCGGCCGCACGAGCGGCAGAGCAGGTGGGGATGCGGGCTCTCGGCACCGAGGAACTCCCATAGCCGCTCCTTGCGGCCGGTCTCGATGCACTTGACGAAGTCTATCTCCGCCAGGACTTCGAGGGTCCGATAGACGGTGACCAGATCCAGCCCCGGATCGCGCCGGCAGGCCCGCTCGTGCAGCGCCTCGGCGGTGGTGGTGCGTTCGGGCAGCTCGTGCAGGGCCCGCAGCACGACCTCCCTCTGGGGGGTGAGCCGGAAGCCGTGGGCCCTCAGCTCATCGCGGAACTTCTCGTAGCAGGACACCGCCTATCCCGCGCCTTCCAGGGAGGCGAGCGCCGCCTCCAGCTCAGCGATGGCCTTCTCCATGGCCTGGGCCGCGGCCATGATCCGGTCGGCGGCGCTCTCGCCACCGACGCCACGGACGCGCTCGGCCCAGCGGCGGAACTCCTCAGCGTGCTCGGCGTTGTGCTCCATCCAGTGGGGCAGCAGCACCTTCAGCCGTTCCCGCTCATCCGCCATCGCTTGCCTCCTCGACGGGCACCAGGTCCACAATGTGCTTGAGGAAGTCCACCCTCCTCACCCGGCCCCGCACCACTTGAGGCTCGTCGAAAAAGGTGGAAAGGCGCACCCCTTGGGGCACCTCCTCCAGCATGATCACATCTTCAGCCACCAGCTCGGGCGAGCCGTTGGCCGTCAGGTAGACCTTAGCCTGGCACATGGACGCCCCCTGACAAGTGATGCGTGACCGGCAGCGTGCAGCACACCTGGCCCACGCATCATGCACCACTACTCACGTATCACTTGTACATATCACTTCGGACTGACCCGTGCCTGCCGCCACGGGCACCGACTCTGACACGATACACCCGCCTTGGGGTACCCGCAAGGAGCGCGAAGGGAACGTTCGCTGTCATGGGCCGCAGGGCGTGGGTATAATTGGCAGTATGACGTACCAACCCTCCTCCACCTGGTTCCTGGCCTCGGCCCAGCGCCGGCTGCGCGAGCTGCGCCGGCTGCGCGAGATCGTACGCGTCCTGGGGCGCAATGGCCTGGACTTCGTGGTGCAGGAGCTACGACTCCTGGACATCATCCCCCGGCGACTGCTGCTTCGGGCGGCGCGCCCGCGCCCCGAGGTCGGCCGCATGACCCTGCCCCAGCGGGTGAGGCACACCCTGGAGGAACTGGGGCCGACCTATATCAAGATCGGGCAGATCCTGGCCGGACGGGCCGACGTGCTCTCGCCTGAGTATCTGGACGAACTGGCCCGGCTGTGGGATCACGCCCCGCCCGAGCCGCCTGAGACCATCGCGGCGATCATCGAGCAGGAGTTGGGAGCGCCGCTAGACGAGTTCTTCTCCCAGTTCGACCGTCAGCCAGTGGCGGCAGCCAGCCTGGCACAGGTACACCGGGCCTGGCTTCCCGACGGACAGGTGGTGGCAGTCAAGGTGCAGCGGCCCGGCATTCAGGAACTGGTCCAGGCGGACCTCGACATCCTGCGCGATCAGGCCAGCTTTCTGGAGAGCCGCCTCGCGGTGGCTCGCGAGCGCCACCTGGCCGATCTGGTGGAGGAGATATCTTTCGCCCTCCTGAACGAGCTCGACTTTGCCCTGGAAGGCCGCAACGCCGACCGGCTCCGCCACAACCTACGCCGACTCGACTTCGCCCACGTGCCCCGCGTATACCACAACCTCACCACCCGGCGGGTGCTGGTCACCGACTACGTGGAGGGCATCCGACTCACCGATAGGGAGGCGCTCCGTCAGGCAGGCTACGACCTGCGGTCCGTGGCCGCCTTGGGCACCCAGATGTACATCCAGATGATCTTCGAGGATGGCTTCTACCACGCCGATCCGCACCAGGGGAACATCCTGATCAGCGACGACCGCATCTCCCTGGTGGACTTCGGCACGGTCGGCTACCTCACTCCTGAGATGCGCGAGAGCCTGGGGGCCATGCTCATGGCCTTTGTAGAGCAAGACCCTCAGCGGATGGCGACGGTCATGCTCCGTATGGGAGCCATGCAGGAGTACGGCCGAGTGGAGGCGCTGGAGCAGGCACTGCGCCGGCTGCTGCTCCGGTTCCACGGCATCGAGCTGAGAGAGGTGTCGCTGGGCGAGCTACTGACGGAGATCTTCGGCACCGCCCGGGAATATCGCATCCTGGTGCCTTCCGAACTGGCGCTGCTGGCTAAGACGCTCATACTCCTCGATGGGGTGGCCCGCCAGCTGTACCCCGAGTTCAAGATGGTGGAGGAAGTCCGACCCCATCTCGAGGAACTGGCGCGGAGACGTTTCCGTCCCTCGCAGCTGGCTCGTGAGGGACTGGACTTCGCCGAGCAGGCCCGGCACCTGGTGCAGTCCCTGCCGCTCCGAAGCGATCTCCTCTTGGAGCGACTAGAGCAGGGCCGCATGGTGTTCGGGGTGGAGGTGCAGCGGCTGGAACAGGTCACTCGACGGATCAACGACCTGGGGAACCGGCTCTCCTTCGCCATCGTGGTGGCAGCGCTGGTGCTGGGCTCGTCCATACTGCTGGCCGCTGGGCCGGACGTGGCCATCTGGCGGATACCGCTGGTGAATGCCCGCGTCCCTATCGGTGCCCTCACCTTCCTGGCTGCGGGCTTCTTCGGGTTCTGGCTGCTGATCTCGATCTTCCGCTCGCGCAAGTGAAGCGAGCAGCATGTTTCACGTGAAACACTCGCCGACCGCGGCCCGCCCGATGACCTCCGCCGTCACACACCAGGTGCACGCTCCAGCCAACAACCGTTTCACGTGAAACAGAGACCGGGAGAGACGATGCGGGAGTTCTGCGACTACGAAGGCAGCGACTATAGACAGCGCTTCTGGACCAGGGAGCGTCAGTACGAGGACCTGGTAGAGCGGCAGGCGCTGGCGGCCTTGCTGCCTGCGCAGGGCGGGGCCGTCGCCGAATTGGGGGCAGGCTTCGGCCGGCTGGCGGCCTTGTACGCCGGCTATGAACGCGTCTTCCTGGTGGACTTCTCCCGCACCCTGCTGCGCCAAGCTCGCGAGGATCACGCCCATGATCCCCGGTTCACCTACGTGGCGGCAGACATCCGGCGCCTCCCTCTGGCCGCCGACGCCTTCGACGCCGTGGTCACCGTGCGCGTCCTCCATCACCTTCGCGACATACGCCCCGCCCTGGCCGAGGCCCATCGCATCCTGCGGCCGGAGGCGCCCTACCTGCTCGAGTTCGCCAGTAAGCGCCATCTCAAGGCCGTGATCCGCTACCTGGCCCGCCGCCAGCCCTGGAACCCTTTCACCCTGGAACCGGTGGAGTTCGCCGAGCTCAACTTCGATTTCCATCCCGCCTACATCCGCACCCACCTGGCCGACGCCGGGCTGGAGGCCGAGCGATGGAGCGCGCTCTCCCTCTTCCGTTGGGCTCCCCTCAAACGGCGCTTCTCGCCGCGGAGCCTGGCCGGCCTCGAGAACCTCCTGCGCCCGCTAGCGTCGCTCTACCCTCTCACGCCCAGCATCCTGGTCCGGGCTCGGGCCCGCAAGCCGGCTGCGCCCGAGCCCTCTCACCTGCTGGGCTGCCCGCACTGCCACGGCCCCCTGGAGGAAGAACCGCGCCGGGTACTGTGCCCCGCGTGCCGGCGGCAGTGGCCGGTCAGCGGGGGAATACTGGACTTCAAGGAAGAAGGGCAGCCCCTGGAGCGGATGCCCGGGCCTCGGGTGCAGCGGGGCTGACCATCAGCCGCGGACTTCTCGGACGTCGGCCAACTGCTGGGTGTTCCGCCCGGCTTGGCAGGGTCCTATCTCGCTCGCCCTCCGATGCGAGCATCATCTGGAGGACTCTATCGCGCGCGCTTCTATCAGAGCCGAGGTGTACAGGTAGGGAAGACGTTACTGGTTCTGGGTGCTCTTGCCCTGCTTGCGGCCGCTTGCAGTTGTGGGCCCGGTTCCGGGCCCACGTCCCTTCCCCAGCCAACGGTGGTGAGCCTCACCGTTGCCGGCCGGCGCACCGGCGTCCGCTTCGCCGTCATGGACGTTGAGGTACCTGTCTACGAGGGGGTGATCGTTGCCTTCGAGAAGGACAGCCTAGACCTGGGATGACTTCCTCGAGAAGGCCGTTGCCCTGACCGTCGGGCAGGGGGAAAGCAAGCAGTACGGCCCCGCCCTGCAGGGGCGGAGCCCGATCCGGCCACTGGCTTCCTGCCGCCGCTGAGGCAGCCATGAACGCGCTCGAGTTCGGAGTCACCTCGTGAAGGGGACGGGCGGGGCGAGACTGGTCCGGGGTTGGGGGCACCTCGCCATGCGCACTCCTCGGTAGGCCCCACCCATCACGAGAAGTGCTCCGCCTGGGGAGTGCGGCTCCGCATCCTCTTCCAGCCCAAGACAGCCGCTTGAGCACACGCGGCGTCTGAGCCAGAATGCGAGCGAACCTGGCCGGGGCGGTACGGGCGCCGTCTTCGCGTCCGGTGTAGAAGGCCCTGGGACCGACCCGCCCGCCCCACACCCCGGCCGCAGGCCCTCAGCGGCGGCCTGCAGCTGCCTGCTTGCTCGATCCCTCGCTCACGCCAGGGCCATCTGGGTGTGGTAGAGCCGGCTGTAGAGGCCGCCCGCGGCCACCAAATCGTCGTGCGTCCCCTCTTCCACGATGCGGCCGCCCTCCAGGGCGATGATACGGTCCACCTCGCGCACCGTCGCCAACCGGTGGGCGATGACGATGGCGCTGCGCCCTGATAGCAGCTCGTTCATGGCTTCCTGGATCAACCGCTCCGTCTGAGTGTCTACACTCGAGGTGGCCTCGTCCAGGATCACCAAACTGGGTCGAGTCAACATAACCCGAGCCAGACAGATGAGTTGGCGCTGGCCCAGGGAGAGGTTCACCGCCCCTTCCTGCACCCAGGTGTCGTAGCCCCGGGGCAGGGCCTCGATGAAGATGTCGGCCCGGGCCAGGCGGGCCGCCTCCCGCACTTCCTCGTCCGTGGCCTCGGGGTTGCCGAAGCGGATGTTGTCAGCGATGGAAGCGGCGAAGAGGAAGGGTTCCTGAGGCACCACCCCCAGTTGCCCTCGCAGAGAGGCCAAGGTAACTCCCCTCACGTCGTGGCCGTCCAGGAGCACGGCCCCTGAGTCCACGTCGTAGTGGCGGGCGGCCAGCTTGGCGATGGTGCTCTTGCCGGCCCCGGTGGCCCCGACGATGGCCACCCGCTCCCCCGGGGCCACGCGGAAGCTAACGTCGCTCAAAACCGGCTCCTTCCGGTCATAGGAGAAGTACACGTGGCGGAACTCCACTTCCCCCCGCAGTGGGGGGAGTTCCACCGCATCCGGCGCGTCGAGGATCGCAGGCGGGGTGTCCAATAGACGCAAGATGCGCTCACCCCCGGCGGCTGCCGCCTGGACGGTGGTGAAGAGCTGGCTCAGCTCCTGGATGGGCGTGAAGAAGCGGGTGACGTAGTTGAGGAAGGCCACGATAGTCCCTACCGACACCAGGCCGGCCGCCGCCCAGAGCCCCCCGAACCACAGAACGATGAGCGACGCCCCCGCCGCCAGCAGGTCTACCCCTGGTCGGAAGGCGAAGGCTAGGGCGATAGCGGCTATGTTGGCGTCTCGGTTCTCGCGGTTGGTGTGCTCGAACTGCCTGATGGCGCGGTCCTCCTCGGCGAAGGCCTTGATCACCCTCACGGTAGACAGGTCCTCGGCCAGGCGGCCCACCATCACCCCTATCTTCTGCCGGGTAAGGCGATAGGTGCGGGCCGCCCGGTGGGAGAACCACCAGGTCAGCAGAACCATCAGGGGAAGGACTGAGAACGAGAGCAGGGCCAGCCGGGCGTTGAGGGCGAGCATTATGCCGATGATGCCGGTGAGCATGAGCACGTCAGCTACTAGGGTGACGACGCCGCTGGCCAGAAGCTCGTTGATGACGGCCACGTCGTTCACCACATAAGAAATGAGCTTCCCGGCATCCTCGTGGTCGTAGAAGGACATGTCCAGGCGCTGCATGTGATCGAACAGCTGGCCGCGCATGTCCCGAAGCACCGCCTGACCCATCTCCCCCACCAGGAACTCCTGACGGGCGGAGGCGTAGGCGCCGATCAGGTAGGTAGCCAATAGGGCCAGCGCCACCCGGTCCAGCCCCGCTAGGTTGCCGGTGCGGATCTGGTCGTCTATGGCGGAACGAATGAGGTAGGGCCCCAGCAGTTGGGCTCCGGAGGCCACCACCATGACGACCAAAGCCGCCACCAGCGCCTTGCGGTAGGGGCGTACGAACCCGAACAGCCGCACCAGAGCCTTCCAGTTCAGGCCCTCAGCGGCCTCGGCCGCACCGTATGCCCGCAGCATCCCGCCCGGGCCACCCTGTAATCCGGCGCTCATGAAACTCACGAAACTACTCCCGGTACTGACTACTGAGCACTGACTCGCGACCAGTGGAGAGAAGTATTGCCCCA containing:
- a CDS encoding transcriptional repressor; its protein translation is MSCYEKFRDELRAHGFRLTPQREVVLRALHELPERTTTAEALHERACRRDPGLDLVTVYRTLEVLAEIDFVKCIETGRKERLWEFLGAESPHPHLLCRSCGRLYGVDEEELAALRQYLREQYGFDADLGQVTIPGLCPECRRTP
- a CDS encoding CooT family nickel-binding protein, translating into MCQAKVYLTANGSPELVAEDVIMLEEVPQGVRLSTFFDEPQVVRGRVRRVDFLKHIVDLVPVEEASDGG
- a CDS encoding methyltransferase domain-containing protein, which codes for MREFCDYEGSDYRQRFWTRERQYEDLVERQALAALLPAQGGAVAELGAGFGRLAALYAGYERVFLVDFSRTLLRQAREDHAHDPRFTYVAADIRRLPLAADAFDAVVTVRVLHHLRDIRPALAEAHRILRPEAPYLLEFASKRHLKAVIRYLARRQPWNPFTLEPVEFAELNFDFHPAYIRTHLADAGLEAERWSALSLFRWAPLKRRFSPRSLAGLENLLRPLASLYPLTPSILVRARARKPAAPEPSHLLGCPHCHGPLEEEPRRVLCPACRRQWPVSGGILDFKEEGQPLERMPGPRVQRG
- a CDS encoding ABC transporter ATP-binding protein, with product MSAGLQGGPGGMLRAYGAAEAAEGLNWKALVRLFGFVRPYRKALVAALVVMVVASGAQLLGPYLIRSAIDDQIRTGNLAGLDRVALALLATYLIGAYASARQEFLVGEMGQAVLRDMRGQLFDHMQRLDMSFYDHEDAGKLISYVVNDVAVINELLASGVVTLVADVLMLTGIIGIMLALNARLALLSFSVLPLMVLLTWWFSHRAARTYRLTRQKIGVMVGRLAEDLSTVRVIKAFAEEDRAIRQFEHTNRENRDANIAAIALAFAFRPGVDLLAAGASLIVLWFGGLWAAAGLVSVGTIVAFLNYVTRFFTPIQELSQLFTTVQAAAAGGERILRLLDTPPAILDAPDAVELPPLRGEVEFRHVYFSYDRKEPVLSDVSFRVAPGERVAIVGATGAGKSTIAKLAARHYDVDSGAVLLDGHDVRGVTLASLRGQLGVVPQEPFLFAASIADNIRFGNPEATDEEVREAARLARADIFIEALPRGYDTWVQEGAVNLSLGQRQLICLARVMLTRPSLVILDEATSSVDTQTERLIQEAMNELLSGRSAIVIAHRLATVREVDRIIALEGGRIVEEGTHDDLVAAGGLYSRLYHTQMALA